One window of the Streptomyces asoensis genome contains the following:
- a CDS encoding CIS tube protein: protein MAKGSKGGAGKSLVRATLAIHEPPVGTSTTPGGLIKSFGFDFNPAQLQLGRRAQWKVTPTAAVRDGSVPEFMGPEPREMTVEIFLDTSDQPGSNTVLKKVESLLECCEVTTKSIAAKQPSPPWVVFQWGSFSTARFTSYVSSIDVTYSLFGTTGVPIRATCQVRLHEIPSKTKGQNPTSGALTAQRVHRVVAGDSLQSLAWREYGDASAWRSIAEINGIDDPSRLPTGIELVLPAAEEVRH from the coding sequence ATGGCCAAGGGAAGCAAAGGCGGCGCCGGCAAGAGCCTGGTCCGTGCCACCCTCGCGATCCACGAACCGCCGGTGGGCACGAGCACGACCCCCGGCGGGCTGATCAAATCCTTCGGGTTCGACTTCAACCCGGCACAGCTCCAGCTCGGCCGCCGGGCCCAGTGGAAGGTCACCCCCACGGCGGCCGTCCGGGACGGCTCCGTACCGGAGTTCATGGGCCCGGAGCCCCGCGAGATGACCGTCGAGATCTTCCTCGACACCTCGGACCAGCCCGGCAGCAACACCGTCCTGAAGAAGGTCGAGTCGCTGCTGGAGTGCTGCGAGGTCACCACCAAGAGCATCGCCGCCAAGCAGCCCTCGCCGCCGTGGGTGGTGTTCCAGTGGGGCTCGTTCTCCACGGCCCGCTTCACCTCCTACGTCAGCAGCATCGACGTCACGTACTCGCTCTTCGGCACGACCGGCGTCCCGATCCGCGCCACCTGCCAGGTGCGCCTGCACGAGATCCCCAGCAAGACGAAGGGCCAGAACCCGACCTCCGGTGCCCTCACCGCGCAGCGCGTGCACCGGGTCGTCGCCGGTGACTCCCTCCAGTCGCTGGCCTGGCGCGAGTACGGCGACGCCTCCGCGTGGCGGTCCATCGCCGAGATCAACGGCATCGACGACCCGTCCCGGCTGCCGACCGGCATCGAGCTGGTCCTGCCGGCCGCCGAGGAGGTGCGCCACTAG
- a CDS encoding RNA polymerase sigma-70 factor, translating to MGRTEEFQELRPLLFSIAYRILGSVGEAEDAVQETWLRFEASPTPPRSAKAFLSAVVTRLSIDVLRSARVRREEYVGQWLPEPLLSDPYEDPARSAELADSVSVAALLLLERLSPLERAVFVLREVFAFGFPEVAVAVGRSEAACRQLVVRARRHMAEGRPRFSADRREREELASGFFDALREGDVAGLQRLLAADVAMVGDGGGRAPQLARAVIGAENVARVLATASVLVARIDVTFEPHEINGQPGAIFRDRDGRVLHTLALDVLDGRIQAVRLVINPDKLGHLGPVADAWAVDREARKARRPVR from the coding sequence ATGGGCAGGACCGAGGAGTTCCAGGAGCTGCGGCCGCTGCTGTTCTCGATCGCCTACCGGATCCTCGGCAGCGTCGGTGAGGCCGAGGACGCCGTCCAGGAGACCTGGCTGCGCTTCGAGGCCTCCCCGACCCCGCCCAGGTCGGCCAAGGCCTTCCTCTCGGCCGTGGTGACCCGGCTCTCGATCGACGTGCTGCGCTCGGCCCGCGTCCGGCGCGAGGAGTACGTCGGTCAGTGGCTCCCCGAGCCGCTGCTCAGCGACCCCTACGAGGATCCGGCGCGGTCGGCGGAGCTGGCGGACTCGGTGTCGGTGGCGGCCCTGCTGCTGCTCGAGCGGCTCAGCCCGCTCGAACGGGCGGTCTTCGTGCTGCGGGAGGTGTTCGCGTTCGGTTTCCCCGAGGTCGCGGTGGCCGTGGGGCGTTCGGAGGCGGCGTGCCGCCAGCTCGTGGTGCGGGCCCGGCGCCACATGGCCGAGGGTCGGCCCCGCTTCTCGGCGGACCGCAGAGAGCGGGAGGAACTGGCGTCCGGGTTCTTCGACGCCCTCCGCGAAGGCGACGTCGCCGGTCTTCAGAGACTGCTCGCCGCCGACGTGGCGATGGTCGGCGACGGCGGTGGCAGGGCCCCGCAGCTGGCCAGGGCCGTCATCGGCGCCGAGAACGTGGCCCGGGTGCTGGCCACCGCCTCCGTCCTGGTGGCGAGGATCGACGTGACCTTCGAGCCGCACGAGATCAACGGCCAGCCCGGCGCGATCTTCCGCGACCGCGACGGCAGGGTGCTGCACACCTTGGCGCTCGACGTACTCGACGGGCGGATCCAGGCGGTCCGGCTGGTGATCAACCCCGACAAGCTCGGGCACCTGGGCCCGGTGGCCGATGCCTGGGCGGTCGACCGCGAAGCGCGGAAGGCGCGCCGGCCTGTGCGGTGA
- a CDS encoding VgrG-related protein has protein sequence MVQSAFSSVIQVTLGGGPLPVDIAPLLVEGWVDQGLGVPAAFRLTFRDPGRLVLGKLGVKFGTPVVLAPIADGKGASDPLLTGEVCGLEADYDGTGTFTVIRGYDFGHRLMRQRRVAAYRNQSASDIARKLAAQDGVPVGKIQSTKTVYEFISQANVTDWDFLARLADENEMVMSVDAKGKFQFVKPDPASGAPPTSTPGDKSPFVLEAGTDILRLRAAVTAAEQVATVEARGWDVTTKKKLTATAPAKTNPGISIGTTPGEAAAKFKPAKLVDAQTPYDRQSEVKFAAEALADDVTGSFAELEVIARGTPKLRPGLPVTLADVGAPFEGKYTATSVRHVFGDGKHYEAWVTVSGRQWRSLYGLSSGGGNASNGLNLPGTANALVTDVSDPLKQGRVKLQFPWLDDAYVSDWTRVVQWGGKRGGSIFPLDVGDEVLVGFDRGALDHPYVIGGLYNGKDKPTPVKDVPLHDGARQRASRHTLSDREGNRVDLLSQRTGGKQGVRLTSGDDKLVINLDRAQTEITVDSKGTVSITGSRSVTVKAGTDLTLTAGRNIAIRSGGSITLRGNLINIRSMTGMVSVDAAGLLNLKSGGAATFSAGATVQINSTANVGIRAATLMLQGMVMVNAKPYPLP, from the coding sequence GTGGTCCAGTCCGCGTTCTCCAGCGTCATCCAGGTCACCCTCGGTGGCGGCCCCCTGCCCGTCGACATCGCGCCGCTCCTCGTCGAGGGCTGGGTGGACCAGGGACTCGGCGTGCCGGCCGCCTTCCGGCTCACCTTCCGCGACCCCGGCCGTCTGGTCCTCGGCAAGCTGGGCGTCAAGTTCGGCACCCCCGTCGTCCTCGCCCCGATCGCCGACGGCAAGGGCGCCTCCGACCCGCTCCTCACCGGCGAGGTGTGCGGCCTGGAGGCCGACTACGACGGCACCGGCACCTTCACCGTCATCCGCGGCTACGACTTCGGCCACCGTCTGATGCGCCAGCGCCGCGTCGCCGCCTACCGCAACCAGAGCGCCTCCGACATCGCCCGCAAGCTGGCCGCCCAGGACGGCGTCCCGGTCGGGAAGATCCAGTCCACCAAGACCGTCTACGAGTTCATCAGCCAGGCCAACGTCACCGACTGGGACTTCCTCGCCCGGCTGGCCGACGAGAACGAGATGGTCATGTCGGTGGACGCCAAGGGCAAGTTCCAGTTCGTCAAGCCCGACCCCGCGTCCGGCGCGCCGCCCACCTCCACCCCCGGCGACAAGAGCCCCTTCGTCCTCGAGGCCGGCACCGACATCCTCCGCCTGCGGGCCGCCGTCACCGCCGCCGAGCAGGTCGCGACCGTCGAGGCGCGCGGCTGGGACGTGACGACCAAGAAGAAGCTCACCGCGACCGCGCCCGCCAAGACCAACCCCGGCATCAGCATCGGCACGACCCCCGGTGAGGCCGCCGCCAAGTTCAAGCCGGCCAAGCTGGTCGACGCGCAGACGCCGTACGACCGGCAGTCGGAGGTGAAGTTCGCCGCCGAGGCCCTCGCCGACGACGTCACCGGCTCCTTCGCCGAGCTGGAGGTCATCGCGCGCGGCACCCCGAAGCTCCGCCCCGGACTGCCCGTCACCCTCGCCGACGTCGGCGCCCCCTTCGAGGGCAAGTACACCGCCACCTCCGTACGGCACGTCTTCGGCGACGGCAAGCACTACGAGGCCTGGGTGACGGTCAGCGGACGGCAGTGGCGGTCCCTGTACGGACTCTCCTCCGGCGGCGGCAACGCCTCCAACGGCCTGAACCTCCCCGGCACCGCCAACGCCCTGGTCACCGACGTCAGCGACCCGCTCAAGCAGGGCCGCGTCAAGCTCCAGTTCCCCTGGCTCGACGACGCCTACGTCAGCGACTGGACGCGCGTGGTCCAGTGGGGCGGCAAGCGCGGCGGCTCGATCTTCCCCCTCGACGTCGGCGACGAGGTGCTGGTCGGTTTCGACCGGGGCGCCCTGGACCACCCCTACGTCATCGGCGGCCTGTACAACGGCAAGGACAAGCCGACCCCCGTCAAGGACGTGCCCCTGCACGACGGCGCCCGGCAGCGGGCCTCCCGGCACACCCTGTCCGACCGCGAGGGCAACCGGGTGGACCTGCTCAGCCAGCGGACCGGCGGCAAGCAGGGCGTGCGGCTGACCAGCGGCGACGACAAACTCGTCATCAACCTGGACCGGGCGCAGACCGAGATCACCGTGGACAGCAAGGGCACCGTCAGCATCACGGGCAGCCGCTCGGTGACCGTCAAGGCGGGCACCGACCTCACCCTCACCGCGGGCCGCAACATCGCCATCCGCAGCGGCGGCTCCATCACCCTGAGGGGCAACCTGATCAACATCAGGTCGATGACGGGCATGGTGTCGGTGGACGCGGCGGGCCTGCTCAACCTCAAGTCGGGCGGCGCCGCCACGTTCAGCGCGGGCGCCACCGTCCAGATCAACTCCACCGCCAACGTGGGCATCCGGGCCGCCACGCTCATGCTCCAGGGCATGGTCATGGTCAACGCCAAGCCGTACCCGCTGCCGTGA
- a CDS encoding MarR family winged helix-turn-helix transcriptional regulator, giving the protein MPIPSPATSVPEDVIAVEQALTRITYLATRARWHDRLMSHAGLPLDRAAVAILRHLAETDPLRPGMLAVRLSVEASHVTRQLRQLEKSGLVVRFPDPEDRRAQLIQLTEAGRAAIGRVRDVGRLGMSLALADWAPDDLRQLAVLFHRLVDDFVAHAEMAVDVPVDGPGDVWVEGGPSGA; this is encoded by the coding sequence ATGCCGATACCGTCGCCCGCAACGTCCGTGCCCGAAGATGTGATCGCCGTGGAGCAGGCGCTCACCCGCATCACCTACCTGGCGACCCGTGCCCGTTGGCACGACCGGCTGATGTCGCACGCCGGACTCCCGCTGGACCGGGCCGCCGTGGCGATCCTCCGTCATCTCGCCGAGACCGACCCGCTGCGCCCCGGAATGCTCGCCGTCCGGCTGTCCGTGGAGGCCTCCCATGTCACCCGGCAGCTAAGGCAGTTGGAGAAGTCCGGCCTCGTGGTCCGCTTCCCCGACCCGGAGGACCGCCGGGCCCAGCTCATCCAGCTCACCGAGGCGGGCCGGGCCGCGATCGGCCGCGTACGGGACGTCGGCCGCCTGGGCATGAGCCTCGCGCTGGCCGACTGGGCGCCGGACGACCTGCGGCAGCTCGCCGTCCTCTTCCACCGCCTTGTCGACGACTTCGTCGCCCACGCGGAGATGGCGGTGGATGTGCCGGTCGACGGGCCGGGGGACGTGTGGGTGGAGGGCGGTCCGTCCGGCGCGTGA
- a CDS encoding NADase-type glycan-binding domain-containing protein, with amino-acid sequence MANASAPASPHATPEPSPQAAAPATDDDYDPDDEDTTETPLPVIPPEDGTAAPSGTAPTPAHTHTPDETAPTTPVPAAAPAPALGDTMAARARSLLVPVADAEPRPAAPPSVAPVLPGRPVADRPQVRAPGPVQGEQHGVACPWCATPNNPDRHFCVRCAMPMTLEDRSSIRLPWWRRLFNRNGATPWAGDRPRLRRTFDRILSWLVAAVVLTLVIIAAMNTPAAIQATRDHFAKRAPVAPDSFAASRSYPGHKPELAFDKINNSWWGPGVSQSGEGEWIEARFDEPTRLLDLIITSGTSVRPDQLSQSALPHRIKATITLKDGKTTTREITLDQSSGGQRRAFRVGEVTKVRFTIESSYMASGSKQVSIAEIEFFGRSSANST; translated from the coding sequence GTGGCGAACGCGTCGGCACCCGCCTCGCCCCACGCCACACCCGAGCCTTCGCCCCAGGCCGCCGCCCCGGCCACCGACGACGACTACGACCCGGACGACGAGGACACCACGGAAACTCCCCTGCCGGTCATCCCGCCGGAGGACGGCACCGCCGCTCCGTCAGGCACAGCACCGACCCCCGCGCACACGCACACCCCCGACGAAACCGCCCCCACCACACCCGTACCGGCGGCCGCCCCCGCTCCCGCCCTCGGCGACACGATGGCCGCCCGGGCCCGCTCCCTCCTGGTCCCCGTCGCCGACGCGGAGCCCCGCCCCGCCGCGCCCCCGTCCGTGGCCCCGGTGCTGCCGGGCAGGCCGGTCGCCGACCGGCCGCAGGTACGTGCGCCCGGCCCCGTCCAGGGCGAGCAGCACGGCGTCGCGTGCCCCTGGTGCGCCACCCCCAACAACCCCGACCGGCACTTCTGCGTCCGCTGCGCGATGCCCATGACGCTGGAGGACCGCTCCTCGATCCGCCTCCCCTGGTGGCGCCGCCTGTTCAACCGCAACGGCGCGACCCCCTGGGCCGGCGACCGCCCGCGTCTGCGCCGTACGTTCGACCGCATCCTCAGCTGGCTGGTGGCGGCGGTCGTCCTCACCCTCGTGATCATCGCGGCGATGAACACACCGGCCGCGATCCAGGCCACCCGCGACCACTTCGCCAAGCGCGCGCCGGTCGCCCCGGACTCGTTCGCCGCCTCGCGCTCCTACCCGGGGCACAAGCCGGAGCTGGCCTTCGACAAGATCAACAACAGCTGGTGGGGTCCCGGCGTCTCTCAGTCGGGCGAGGGCGAGTGGATCGAGGCCCGTTTCGACGAGCCGACCCGCCTGCTGGACCTGATCATCACCTCGGGCACGTCGGTCCGCCCCGACCAGCTCAGCCAGTCGGCCCTCCCCCACCGCATCAAGGCGACGATCACCCTGAAGGACGGCAAGACGACGACCCGGGAGATCACCCTGGACCAGAGCTCGGGGGGCCAGCGCCGCGCCTTCCGCGTGGGCGAGGTCACCAAGGTCCGCTTCACGATCGAGTCGTCGTACATGGCCTCCGGGAGCAAGCAGGTGTCGATAGCCGAGATCGAGTTCTTCGGCCGGTCGAGCGCGAACTCGACGTGA
- a CDS encoding phage tail protein — protein MRGSVDGLGSSVPIGAMLPAVFADDDLAQRFVGGLDEVMAPILNVLDCLPAYFDPALAPVDFTRWLASWVGAETDGTEPEPRLRAAVAAAAYLHRVRGTRRGLSETVRLAFGVVPEISESGGADWSARPLGPVPGEPRPHLHVTIRLPDPGPADEHRLDTLVAAARPAHMPYTVKVTAAERTPER, from the coding sequence TTGAGGGGCTCGGTGGACGGACTCGGCTCCTCCGTGCCGATCGGCGCGATGCTGCCGGCCGTCTTCGCCGACGACGACCTGGCACAGCGCTTCGTCGGGGGTCTGGACGAGGTGATGGCCCCCATCCTCAACGTCCTCGACTGCCTGCCCGCCTACTTCGACCCGGCCCTCGCCCCGGTCGACTTCACCCGCTGGCTGGCGAGCTGGGTCGGCGCGGAGACCGACGGCACGGAACCGGAACCGAGGCTGCGGGCCGCGGTCGCGGCGGCCGCGTATCTGCACCGGGTGCGCGGCACCCGGCGCGGCCTGTCGGAGACGGTCCGGCTGGCCTTCGGCGTGGTGCCGGAGATCTCCGAGAGCGGCGGCGCCGACTGGAGCGCCCGGCCGCTCGGCCCGGTGCCGGGCGAGCCCCGGCCGCACCTGCACGTCACGATCCGGCTGCCCGACCCCGGCCCGGCGGACGAGCACCGCCTGGACACCCTCGTGGCCGCCGCCCGCCCCGCCCACATGCCGTACACGGTCAAGGTGACCGCCGCCGAAAGGACCCCGGAGAGATGA
- a CDS encoding GPW/gp25 family protein, whose translation MAEQFVGSGWAFPLRIGPTGGIALVSGEREIEEAIRLILATAPGERPMRPEYGCAIHELVFAPVNEATAGRIQHEVYTSLDRWEPRIEVTDVEVTAGAEQGVLFIDVQYAIRGTNNPRSLVFPFYVIPSHDEPGLPGPSGTASESDR comes from the coding sequence ATGGCCGAGCAATTCGTCGGATCGGGCTGGGCGTTCCCGCTCCGCATCGGCCCCACCGGGGGCATCGCCCTGGTCAGCGGGGAGCGCGAGATCGAGGAGGCCATCCGGCTGATCCTCGCCACCGCGCCGGGCGAACGCCCCATGCGCCCGGAGTACGGCTGCGCCATCCACGAGCTGGTCTTCGCCCCGGTCAACGAGGCGACGGCCGGGCGTATCCAGCACGAGGTGTACACCAGCCTGGACCGCTGGGAGCCGCGCATCGAGGTCACCGACGTCGAGGTCACGGCCGGCGCCGAACAGGGCGTGCTCTTCATCGACGTCCAGTACGCGATCCGCGGCACCAACAATCCGCGCAGTCTCGTCTTCCCCTTCTACGTCATTCCGTCCCATGACGAGCCGGGTCTTCCCGGTCCGTCCGGTACGGCTTCCGAAAGCGACCGCTGA
- a CDS encoding DoxX family protein, with translation MDLALWIAAGLLAAVALAGGVTKTFVPKTTLAAAHGGGWTADVGVAFVKTLGILELLAAAGLILPAALGIAPILVPVTAVCWILLMVGAMMTHGRLGETGLVMLNLVYLACAAFVAWGRFGL, from the coding sequence ATGGACCTCGCGCTGTGGATCGCCGCCGGACTGCTGGCCGCAGTGGCCCTGGCCGGTGGCGTCACCAAGACGTTCGTGCCCAAGACGACGCTGGCCGCCGCCCACGGTGGGGGATGGACCGCCGACGTCGGCGTCGCCTTCGTCAAGACGCTCGGCATCCTGGAGCTGCTGGCCGCGGCAGGCCTCATCCTGCCTGCCGCGCTCGGTATCGCGCCGATTCTGGTGCCGGTGACCGCCGTCTGCTGGATCTTGCTGATGGTCGGCGCGATGATGACCCACGGCCGTCTCGGCGAGACCGGGTTGGTGATGCTGAACCTGGTCTATCTCGCCTGCGCGGCATTCGTCGCGTGGGGCCGCTTCGGCCTCTGA
- a CDS encoding GtrA family protein, whose protein sequence is MKSLTSFARFVVFGGGTGVLSSLAVPLLAVLMPWTLSNALITIASTVLCTELHARYTFRTGRRAGLRRHWQSAGSAAAAYAATSVAVFALHAIQPTPGMLTEQLVYLSASGLAGTARFVILRLFVFATGPDRETTKTTTMTTTTADTNEPIKATTITRPRRTPAPAAGLTAALSPS, encoded by the coding sequence GTGAAGTCGCTGACCTCCTTCGCCCGCTTCGTGGTCTTCGGCGGCGGTACCGGAGTCCTCTCCAGCCTGGCCGTCCCGCTGCTGGCGGTGCTGATGCCGTGGACCCTGTCGAACGCGCTGATCACCATCGCCTCGACCGTCCTGTGCACCGAGCTCCACGCCCGGTACACCTTCCGCACCGGCCGCCGCGCGGGTCTGCGCCGGCACTGGCAGTCGGCGGGTTCGGCGGCGGCCGCCTACGCGGCGACCTCCGTGGCCGTGTTCGCCCTCCACGCGATCCAGCCCACCCCCGGCATGCTCACCGAGCAGCTCGTCTACCTCTCGGCCTCGGGCCTCGCGGGCACAGCCCGCTTCGTGATCCTGCGCCTGTTCGTCTTCGCGACCGGCCCCGACCGCGAGACGACGAAGACGACGACGATGACGACGACGACGGCCGACACGAACGAGCCGATCAAGGCGACGACGATCACCCGCCCCCGGCGGACGCCCGCCCCCGCCGCCGGGCTCACCGCGGCCCTCAGCCCGAGCTGA
- a CDS encoding sensor histidine kinase, giving the protein MRSQSSPQPPSQPARTVGSPSLPFPGGHPRTSDAVLAAALFACSFPGSVITFPGQDLGVPWWPGVMLAGASCAALIRRRDRPRGTVVVTLACAVAASALGYLLTVLLLAPLMAALYSLAVSTDRRTANTFAFAGIALLVGVGLPAGPAGEPLVLKLLGPAAWLLLPTALGTVTRLRAAYLDAVQARAEHAERTREEETRRRVTEERMRIARDLHDVVAHHLVLAGLQAGAVARHLPARPEEAARLTADLTGTTASALRELKSTVGLLRRAGTSDADEPRNPGERTRPVESTPGLAQLPQLAASFEGAGLEVTLHTEGEPGPITAGAELTAYRIVQEALTNVTKHAGARTAAIRLVYADDRLTVAVTDDGCARPKVPASVGGGYGLIGMRERARSAGGRVRTGHRPGGGFEVVTELPLRTRETNESHPA; this is encoded by the coding sequence ATGCGCTCCCAGTCCTCCCCGCAGCCTCCCTCCCAGCCCGCCAGAACCGTCGGCTCCCCGAGCCTTCCGTTCCCCGGCGGCCATCCCCGGACCTCCGACGCCGTCCTCGCCGCCGCCCTCTTCGCCTGTTCGTTCCCGGGCAGTGTGATCACCTTCCCCGGCCAGGACCTGGGCGTCCCCTGGTGGCCCGGTGTGATGCTGGCCGGCGCCTCCTGCGCGGCGCTGATCCGGCGCCGCGACCGCCCCCGCGGCACGGTCGTCGTGACCCTCGCCTGCGCCGTGGCCGCCTCCGCGCTCGGGTACCTGCTCACGGTGCTGCTGCTGGCGCCGCTCATGGCCGCGCTGTACTCGCTCGCCGTCTCCACCGACCGCAGGACCGCCAACACCTTCGCCTTCGCCGGCATCGCCCTGCTGGTCGGCGTCGGTCTGCCCGCCGGGCCGGCCGGCGAACCGCTGGTCCTCAAGCTGCTCGGCCCCGCCGCCTGGCTGCTGCTGCCCACCGCGCTGGGGACGGTGACCCGGCTGCGCGCCGCCTATCTGGACGCCGTCCAGGCCCGCGCCGAGCACGCCGAACGCACCCGGGAGGAGGAGACCCGCCGCCGGGTCACCGAGGAGCGCATGCGGATCGCCCGTGACCTGCACGACGTCGTCGCCCACCACCTGGTCCTGGCCGGGCTCCAGGCCGGCGCGGTGGCCCGGCACCTCCCCGCGCGTCCCGAGGAGGCCGCCCGCCTCACCGCCGACCTGACCGGCACCACCGCCTCGGCCCTGCGCGAACTCAAGTCCACCGTCGGCCTGTTGCGCCGAGCGGGCACGAGCGACGCCGACGAGCCGAGGAATCCCGGGGAACGCACCCGGCCGGTGGAGTCCACGCCCGGGCTCGCCCAACTGCCGCAGCTGGCGGCCTCCTTCGAGGGCGCGGGTCTGGAGGTCACGCTCCACACCGAGGGCGAGCCCGGTCCGATCACCGCCGGCGCGGAGCTCACGGCGTACCGGATCGTGCAGGAAGCCCTCACCAACGTCACCAAGCACGCGGGTGCCCGTACGGCGGCGATACGGCTCGTCTACGCGGACGACCGGCTGACGGTCGCGGTCACGGACGACGGCTGCGCGCGCCCGAAGGTCCCCGCCTCCGTGGGCGGCGGATACGGCCTCATCGGCATGCGGGAGCGGGCCCGTTCGGCGGGTGGGCGGGTCCGTACGGGGCATCGGCCCGGTGGCGGCTTCGAGGTCGTCACCGAACTGCCCCTGCGCACACGGGAAACGAACGAGTCCCACCCCGCTTGA
- a CDS encoding putative baseplate assembly protein, producing the protein MALPSPNLDDRRFQQFVDDAKRYIQQRAPEWTDHNVSDPGVTLVETVAHMADQIVYRLNRVPDKNHLAFLDLVGIRLFPPSAARTEVTFWLSAPQDEPVLLPVGTEVATVRTESEEAVVFATERELSVVPSQLNHLVVQHRGEPVTDRTTDLTEGKDLLCFAEAPQPGDCMLFGLSAAVPHCAVVLELDSRVDGVGVDPRQPPLVWEAWTEDGWQECEIDRDGTGGLNRPGEVVLHITGGHVLSRSGGQEAGWLRCRVTDPLPGQPFYTTSPTVRSAEVFTVGGTAPAVHAETVYDEALGESTGLPGQHVALAHAPVVGDDPPLLLQTAQHEGWSDWQVVPHFAASGPDDLHVTLDAATGEIAFGPSVREPDGKLRQYGAVAPKGSVIRARRYRTGGGRAGNVARGAVQVLRTSVPYVSEVVNREAARGGVDGETVEEAKLRAPITLRAQERAVTLRDYEELARRAAPETARITCLEGQPDEHGSYAVRVLVVPQAVPDPGGRLRFEQLVPGDSLLDRITRHLDERRLIGTRLAVGPPYYQGVTVVATVHAFRGVDTDRVRRQAHDALYRHLDPLIGGADGKGWPFGRPVQSGEVFAVLQRVPGVELVDQVMLHPADPLTGKRGEATDRIDLAAPALVFSYDHRVRVIGDGA; encoded by the coding sequence ATGGCCCTGCCCTCCCCGAACCTGGACGACCGCCGCTTCCAGCAGTTCGTCGACGACGCCAAGCGCTACATCCAGCAGCGCGCACCGGAGTGGACCGACCACAACGTCTCCGACCCGGGCGTGACGCTCGTCGAGACGGTCGCCCACATGGCCGACCAGATCGTCTACCGCCTCAACCGCGTCCCCGACAAGAACCACCTCGCCTTCCTGGACCTGGTCGGCATCCGCCTCTTCCCGCCGTCCGCCGCCCGCACGGAGGTCACCTTCTGGCTGTCCGCGCCCCAGGACGAGCCGGTGCTCCTGCCGGTGGGCACCGAGGTGGCGACGGTCCGCACGGAGAGCGAGGAAGCGGTCGTCTTCGCGACGGAACGCGAACTCAGCGTCGTGCCCAGCCAGTTGAACCACCTCGTCGTGCAGCACCGGGGCGAGCCGGTCACCGACCGGACCACCGACCTCACCGAGGGCAAGGACCTGCTCTGCTTCGCCGAGGCGCCGCAGCCCGGCGACTGCATGCTGTTCGGCCTGAGCGCGGCCGTCCCGCACTGCGCGGTGGTCCTGGAACTGGACAGCCGCGTCGACGGTGTCGGCGTCGACCCGCGCCAGCCCCCGCTGGTCTGGGAGGCGTGGACCGAGGACGGCTGGCAGGAGTGCGAGATCGACCGCGACGGCACCGGCGGCCTCAACCGCCCCGGCGAGGTCGTCCTGCACATCACCGGCGGCCATGTCCTGTCCCGCTCCGGCGGCCAGGAGGCCGGCTGGCTGCGCTGCCGCGTCACCGATCCCCTGCCCGGCCAGCCCTTCTACACGACCTCCCCGACCGTGCGGTCCGCCGAGGTGTTCACGGTCGGCGGCACCGCCCCCGCCGTGCACGCCGAGACCGTCTACGACGAGGCCCTCGGCGAGTCGACGGGCCTCCCCGGCCAGCACGTCGCCCTCGCGCACGCCCCCGTCGTCGGCGACGACCCGCCGCTCCTGCTCCAGACCGCCCAGCACGAGGGCTGGTCCGACTGGCAGGTCGTCCCGCACTTCGCCGCCTCCGGCCCCGACGACCTCCATGTCACCCTCGACGCGGCCACCGGCGAGATCGCCTTCGGCCCGTCCGTCCGCGAACCCGACGGCAAACTCCGCCAGTACGGCGCCGTCGCCCCCAAGGGCTCGGTCATCCGCGCCCGCCGCTACCGCACCGGCGGCGGCCGCGCGGGCAACGTGGCCCGGGGCGCGGTCCAGGTGCTCCGCACCTCCGTCCCGTACGTCTCGGAGGTCGTCAACCGGGAGGCCGCGCGCGGCGGAGTCGACGGCGAGACGGTGGAGGAGGCGAAACTCCGCGCGCCGATCACCCTGCGCGCCCAGGAGCGGGCCGTGACCCTGCGCGACTACGAGGAACTCGCCCGCCGCGCCGCCCCCGAGACCGCCCGCATCACCTGTCTGGAGGGCCAGCCCGACGAACACGGCTCCTACGCGGTACGGGTGCTGGTGGTCCCGCAGGCCGTACCGGACCCCGGCGGACGCCTCCGCTTCGAGCAACTGGTGCCCGGCGACTCCCTGCTGGACCGCATCACCCGCCACCTCGACGAACGCCGCCTGATCGGCACCAGGCTGGCCGTCGGCCCGCCGTACTACCAGGGCGTGACGGTGGTCGCGACGGTCCACGCCTTCCGGGGCGTCGACACGGACCGCGTCCGCCGCCAGGCCCACGACGCCCTCTACCGCCACCTCGACCCGCTGATCGGCGGCGCGGACGGCAAGGGCTGGCCCTTCGGCCGCCCGGTGCAGTCGGGCGAGGTCTTCGCCGTCCTCCAACGCGTCCCGGGAGTGGAGCTGGTCGACCAGGTCATGCTGCACCCCGCCGACCCGCTGACGGGCAAGCGCGGCGAGGCCACCGACCGCATCGACCTGGCCGCCCCGGCCCTGGTGTTCTCCTACGACCACCGGGTGCGAGTGATCGGGGACGGCGCATGA